Proteins encoded by one window of Mycolicibacterium sp. ND9-15:
- a CDS encoding helix-turn-helix transcriptional regulator, producing MTTAATAEHTHEAGGPIQSRPERGAGQQRQRVLGVLRDAAGPVDARHVADRLDIHVTTARFHLSTLESQGVVRRGTETRHRGAGRPQLIYEIVPRLDYADIVALFAVHLGGSAAEREARALGIGADLAHRINLATPRAGTVVANLIVETLGELGFQIHSVVNAFGTVTVRICACPLAEIATEAPEVVTGIQQGLLQEILDANTDALGARYHATVRPDPHHGACQVHLTAQPER from the coding sequence ATGACGACGGCCGCGACGGCCGAGCACACACACGAGGCCGGCGGCCCCATCCAGAGCAGGCCGGAGCGGGGCGCCGGGCAACAGCGCCAACGCGTACTCGGCGTACTGCGCGACGCAGCGGGCCCCGTCGACGCACGGCACGTGGCGGACAGGCTGGACATCCACGTCACGACGGCCCGGTTTCATCTGAGCACGTTGGAGAGTCAAGGTGTGGTGCGCCGCGGGACCGAGACTCGTCACCGCGGCGCGGGACGGCCACAGCTGATTTACGAGATCGTCCCACGGCTCGACTACGCCGACATCGTCGCGCTGTTCGCCGTCCACCTCGGTGGCAGCGCCGCCGAACGCGAAGCCCGCGCGCTGGGCATCGGCGCCGACCTGGCGCACCGGATCAACCTCGCCACACCGCGCGCCGGGACCGTGGTCGCCAACCTCATCGTCGAAACGCTCGGCGAACTCGGATTCCAGATCCACTCCGTAGTCAATGCGTTCGGCACCGTCACAGTCCGGATCTGCGCCTGCCCACTTGCCGAAATCGCCACGGAAGCACCAGAAGTGGTGACCGGTATTCAGCAAGGACTCCTCCAGGAAATCCTCGACGCCAATACCGACGCGCTCGGCGCCCGCTACCACGCGACCGTACGCCCCGACCCGCACCACGGTGCGTGCCAAGTGCACCTGACCGCGCAGCCCGAACGCTGA
- a CDS encoding class I SAM-dependent methyltransferase, with amino-acid sequence MTQKEQLPLAARSWADLPGHWLLARLGKRVLRPGGLELTARLLAGAGIGGSDVVELGPGLGRTAKDIGALRPASYIGVDESGEASAMVQQVIDATGGRAVVADAAFTGLEPDSADVVVGEAMLTMQSDRGKKAIIDEAFRVLRPGGRYAIHELGLKPDTLAPEIKDAVRRDLARSIKVNARPLTVQEWSTLLAESGFLVKTVEQAPMALLRPRRVLADEGLFGTLRIAVNVLTHPAARKRVLGMRGTFTRYRDALTAVAIVAEVPGIKPTSTP; translated from the coding sequence ATGACCCAGAAGGAACAGCTTCCACTGGCGGCGCGATCGTGGGCCGACCTGCCGGGGCACTGGCTTTTGGCGCGGTTGGGTAAGCGCGTCCTGCGACCCGGCGGCCTGGAGCTGACCGCCCGGCTGTTGGCGGGCGCCGGGATCGGCGGCTCCGACGTCGTCGAACTGGGCCCGGGCCTGGGGCGCACCGCCAAAGACATCGGAGCACTCCGGCCGGCGTCGTACATCGGCGTCGACGAGAGCGGCGAGGCCTCGGCAATGGTCCAGCAGGTCATCGACGCCACAGGCGGGCGCGCTGTGGTTGCCGACGCGGCCTTTACCGGCCTTGAACCCGACAGCGCCGACGTCGTGGTCGGGGAGGCCATGCTGACGATGCAGAGCGACCGGGGCAAGAAGGCGATCATCGACGAAGCGTTCCGGGTGCTGCGCCCCGGCGGCCGCTACGCCATCCACGAACTCGGCCTCAAGCCGGACACCCTCGCGCCGGAGATCAAGGATGCGGTCAGGCGCGACTTGGCCCGGTCCATCAAGGTCAACGCCCGCCCGCTCACCGTGCAGGAATGGTCCACGTTGCTCGCCGAGTCGGGCTTCTTGGTCAAGACCGTCGAGCAGGCGCCGATGGCACTGCTGCGGCCCAGACGCGTGCTCGCCGACGAGGGCCTGTTCGGGACGCTCCGGATCGCGGTCAATGTGCTCACCCATCCCGCGGCCCGCAAGCGTGTGCTCGGCATGCGGGGTACCTTCACGCGCTACCGGGATGCCTTGACCGCGGTGGCAATCGTGGCCGAGGTGCCCGGCATAAAACCGACGTCCACGCCATGA
- a CDS encoding YVTN family beta-propeller repeat protein, translating into MPAFSTRFPGVRTPRGGSWPAASASVKLSAVLFTAVLAAVLAGCSGGETGTAQQSATPSTPPPESVTVAGSVWVADETGNSLTVIDTAANAVATTLTGIQGPHNVQVGRDAGTAYATSAGTDRVVAIDTTTYEVAAIAATGPHPAHVIEAPNGKVYVANSGDGSVSVFQGRSLQPVGRIEVGGMPHGLRAAADGSVIVVANHTTGALDVIDPQTDRTQFSVPVGDGPAQVAVSADGRYAYTGITEPAEVVKVDLHARKVVGSVAVSAPPVQVYLTPDDATVVSADQGTPDAPGHGASLIDTADMTVRATVPTGAGPHGVVISPAGTLAWVTNSYDHSVSAIDLTSQTVPATIPVGKGPNGISYSPRPPAASAPTIALTLPAPDANDSGPPPSHHPEPHHR; encoded by the coding sequence ATGCCTGCGTTTTCGACCCGGTTTCCTGGTGTCCGGACGCCTCGCGGCGGCTCGTGGCCGGCCGCGTCGGCGAGCGTCAAGCTTTCTGCCGTCCTCTTCACTGCGGTGCTGGCTGCCGTGTTGGCGGGCTGCTCAGGCGGTGAGACCGGGACCGCGCAGCAATCAGCCACCCCCTCGACCCCTCCGCCGGAGTCGGTCACCGTGGCGGGGTCGGTCTGGGTGGCCGACGAGACAGGGAACAGCCTGACCGTCATCGATACGGCGGCCAACGCGGTGGCGACCACGCTGACCGGCATCCAAGGGCCGCACAACGTCCAAGTCGGGCGAGACGCCGGAACGGCGTATGCGACCAGCGCGGGCACCGACAGGGTCGTGGCGATCGACACCACTACCTACGAGGTCGCGGCGATCGCCGCGACGGGCCCGCACCCGGCGCACGTGATCGAGGCACCCAACGGCAAGGTCTATGTGGCCAACTCCGGCGACGGCAGCGTGTCGGTGTTCCAGGGTCGCAGCCTGCAGCCTGTGGGCCGGATCGAGGTGGGCGGGATGCCGCACGGTTTACGGGCGGCGGCCGACGGTTCGGTGATCGTCGTCGCCAACCACACGACCGGCGCACTGGATGTGATCGACCCGCAGACCGATCGCACGCAGTTCTCGGTGCCGGTGGGCGATGGCCCGGCGCAGGTCGCGGTCAGCGCCGACGGACGCTACGCATACACCGGCATCACCGAGCCTGCGGAGGTGGTGAAGGTGGACTTGCACGCGCGCAAGGTGGTCGGCAGCGTCGCGGTCTCGGCACCGCCGGTCCAGGTGTACCTCACGCCCGACGACGCGACGGTGGTCTCGGCCGACCAAGGCACTCCGGACGCGCCCGGCCATGGCGCCTCGCTGATCGACACGGCTGACATGACCGTGCGCGCAACCGTCCCGACCGGGGCTGGACCACACGGTGTGGTGATCTCTCCCGCCGGAACCCTGGCGTGGGTCACCAACAGCTACGACCACAGCGTCTCGGCCATCGATCTGACCAGCCAGACGGTGCCCGCCACCATCCCAGTGGGCAAGGGCCCCAACGGGATCAGCTATTCACCGCGCCCGCCCGCCGCCAGTGCGCCCACCATTGCGCTGACTCTGCCCGCCCCCGATGCGAACGACAGCGGGCCGCCACCGTCGCACCATCCCGAGCCCCATCACAGGTGA
- a CDS encoding rhodanese-like domain-containing protein yields the protein MPGSAGHSSVSRWLAGALTAFGVMVLGACASEDSRPTSTSHPETASAARLVDSDEFAAAIAEPARITLNVHVPFEGDIPGTDLSIPFDQIQTQADRLPADRDTALAIYCRSGPMSTVAAETLRDLGYTDVVELRGGMRAWQADGRPVLGI from the coding sequence ATGCCTGGCTCAGCTGGACACTCGTCGGTATCACGATGGCTCGCCGGGGCGCTGACAGCGTTCGGCGTGATGGTGTTGGGCGCGTGCGCGTCGGAAGACTCCCGCCCTACCTCAACATCGCATCCCGAGACGGCAAGCGCCGCGCGGCTGGTGGACTCGGACGAATTCGCCGCAGCAATCGCCGAGCCCGCTCGCATTACGCTGAACGTCCACGTGCCCTTCGAAGGAGACATCCCCGGCACGGACCTGTCGATTCCGTTCGATCAGATCCAAACGCAGGCCGACCGCCTACCCGCCGATCGCGATACCGCCCTGGCGATCTACTGCCGGTCCGGGCCGATGAGTACGGTTGCGGCCGAAACGCTTCGGGATCTCGGCTACACCGACGTCGTCGAACTTCGCGGGGGTATGCGCGCATGGCAAGCCGACGGTCGTCCGGTGCTGGGCATCTGA
- a CDS encoding MFS transporter: MSTYLPDRAVGERTLTKVSRRLIPFLVLLYIVNYLDRVNIAFAGPNGMNEDLGMTAEMFGFASGIFFLGYLLLEVPSNIALHKFGGRRWLARIMLSWGTVSAAIAFVPNTETLIVLRFLLGVAEAGFFPGIILYLTFWFPEKQRSRAVSLFMIAVPVSTAVGATISSLVIEWGHGVFGLAGWRFMFLVEGLPAVALGVMCWFYLTDRPQAASWLDTDEKHWLEKTLADERAAVERAEHWPLKRALTHPRILALAFVYFCITYGLYAVGFFLPTIVAGFQQEYGVHLNVIQRGLVTAVPYVVAAIVMVPWARHSDRTGERVWHVAIPAIVGGITIPAALYMTDVYLAMLAVTLCTCAVMCALPVFWSLPSAFLIGAAAAGGIALINSLGNLSGFGGPYITGWLTDLTGSSRVALWVVGTLSLVAAALVVALGNRPHRAPVQR; this comes from the coding sequence GTGAGCACTTACCTTCCGGACCGCGCCGTCGGTGAGAGGACGCTGACGAAGGTCTCCCGGCGCCTGATCCCCTTCCTCGTCCTGCTGTATATCGTCAACTACCTCGATCGGGTCAACATCGCCTTCGCCGGACCCAACGGCATGAACGAGGACCTCGGGATGACTGCCGAGATGTTCGGCTTCGCCTCGGGGATCTTTTTCCTCGGTTACCTGCTGCTCGAGGTACCCAGCAACATCGCCCTGCACAAGTTTGGCGGGCGGCGATGGCTGGCCCGGATCATGCTCAGCTGGGGGACCGTCAGCGCCGCAATCGCATTCGTACCCAATACCGAGACCCTGATCGTCTTGCGCTTCCTCCTCGGCGTGGCCGAAGCCGGCTTCTTCCCCGGCATCATCTTGTACCTCACGTTCTGGTTCCCGGAGAAGCAGCGGTCGCGGGCGGTCTCGCTGTTCATGATCGCCGTACCGGTGTCCACCGCCGTCGGCGCGACCATCTCGTCGCTGGTCATCGAATGGGGGCACGGGGTCTTCGGGCTCGCCGGGTGGCGCTTCATGTTCCTGGTCGAAGGGCTGCCCGCCGTCGCACTGGGGGTGATGTGCTGGTTCTACCTCACCGACCGGCCCCAGGCCGCGAGCTGGTTGGATACCGACGAAAAGCACTGGCTGGAAAAGACGTTGGCGGACGAGCGAGCTGCAGTCGAGAGGGCAGAACACTGGCCCCTGAAGAGGGCCCTCACCCATCCGCGGATCCTTGCCCTGGCGTTCGTCTACTTCTGCATCACCTACGGGCTCTACGCCGTCGGATTCTTCCTTCCCACCATCGTCGCCGGATTCCAGCAGGAGTACGGGGTCCACCTCAACGTCATTCAACGCGGACTGGTCACCGCGGTGCCCTACGTCGTGGCCGCCATCGTGATGGTGCCCTGGGCGCGGCATTCGGATCGGACCGGCGAACGGGTCTGGCATGTCGCGATTCCGGCGATAGTGGGCGGTATCACGATCCCGGCGGCGCTCTACATGACCGACGTCTACCTTGCGATGCTGGCCGTCACGTTGTGCACCTGCGCTGTGATGTGCGCGTTGCCCGTATTCTGGTCTCTGCCATCGGCTTTCCTGATTGGAGCAGCCGCCGCCGGCGGTATCGCACTGATCAACTCGCTGGGGAACCTCAGTGGGTTCGGCGGACCTTATATCACCGGCTGGCTCACCGATCTGACCGGCAGCAGCAGAGTCGCGCTATGGGTGGTGGGAACGCTGTCGTTGGTGGCGGCCGCTCTGGTCGTCGCCCTGGGCAACCGGCCGCACCGCGCTCCTGTTCAGCGGTGA
- a CDS encoding TenA family protein: MTLAAQMWADNADLVAEVLDNPFVRGIADGSLDRDLFAGYIAQDAYFLESFARAYGLALARSPDTATLMAFADLLAGVREELGLHASYATSWGIDMAGVEPAAATLAYTEFLLATAATADVGVVCAAMTPCMRLYAHIGITLDGDTAGPYAQWVQTYADPGFEEVAALLEGLLDQLADDVPAVRAAYRRAMRLELAFFEAALMRPGHR, translated from the coding sequence ATGACACTGGCAGCTCAGATGTGGGCGGACAACGCCGACCTGGTGGCCGAGGTGCTGGACAACCCGTTCGTACGGGGTATCGCAGACGGCTCGCTGGATCGCGATCTGTTCGCCGGCTACATCGCCCAGGATGCATACTTCCTCGAATCCTTCGCCCGTGCATACGGTTTGGCGCTCGCCCGGAGCCCGGACACGGCCACCCTGATGGCCTTCGCCGACCTGCTCGCCGGGGTGCGTGAGGAACTCGGGCTGCACGCGTCCTATGCCACGTCGTGGGGTATCGACATGGCAGGCGTCGAGCCTGCCGCGGCGACACTGGCCTACACCGAGTTCCTGCTGGCCACCGCGGCCACCGCCGATGTGGGTGTGGTGTGCGCGGCGATGACACCGTGCATGCGGCTCTACGCGCACATCGGAATCACGCTCGATGGCGACACGGCCGGACCCTATGCGCAATGGGTGCAGACCTACGCCGATCCGGGCTTCGAGGAAGTGGCTGCGCTGCTGGAAGGACTGCTCGATCAGCTTGCCGACGACGTTCCCGCGGTGCGGGCGGCATACCGGCGCGCGATGCGGCTGGAGCTGGCGTTCTTCGAGGCGGCGCTGATGCGACCGGGTCACCGCTGA
- a CDS encoding 1-phosphofructokinase family hexose kinase, with amino-acid sequence MTDKESRGEASDDRRAVVIFAPLPVLTVTVEDRSGEADIHVHAGGQGVWQSRMMSSLGVPVVLCCALGGETGDVLCHLLPARNVTVRSVPVSARNGAYVHDRRSGDRDIVAEADGSPLDRHELDSLYELTLTEGLTHGRVLLSGPQEDQVLPADLYRRLATDLQANGCKVAADLSGERLEAVLAGGPDLIKVSHEELLADGRAKSDDADDLVTAMRSLRDDGAGTIVVSRAGSAPALALLDGKDADGDGTRGPAVVEVGMPALEPADPTGAGDSMTAGIVAALASGRSLREALQIGAACGALNVVRHGLGTGGARAVETLAERVEVRQWK; translated from the coding sequence ATGACGGACAAGGAATCCCGCGGGGAGGCATCGGACGACCGTCGTGCCGTCGTCATCTTCGCTCCGCTACCCGTTCTCACGGTGACGGTCGAGGACCGCTCGGGTGAGGCGGACATCCACGTCCACGCCGGGGGCCAGGGTGTGTGGCAGTCGCGCATGATGTCCTCGCTCGGCGTGCCGGTCGTGCTGTGCTGCGCGCTCGGCGGGGAGACCGGCGACGTCCTCTGTCACCTGCTGCCCGCGCGAAACGTGACCGTGCGAAGTGTGCCGGTCAGCGCGCGAAACGGAGCGTACGTGCACGACCGACGCTCAGGGGACCGCGACATCGTGGCCGAGGCCGATGGCAGCCCGCTCGACCGCCACGAACTCGACTCGCTCTACGAGCTCACCCTCACCGAAGGCCTGACTCACGGCCGGGTGCTGCTGTCTGGTCCGCAGGAAGACCAGGTGCTGCCCGCCGACCTCTACCGGCGCCTGGCCACCGACCTGCAGGCCAACGGCTGCAAGGTGGCGGCCGACCTTTCCGGCGAGCGGCTCGAGGCGGTGCTTGCCGGCGGGCCGGACCTGATCAAGGTGAGCCACGAAGAGTTGCTCGCCGACGGCAGGGCGAAGTCCGACGACGCCGACGACCTGGTCACCGCCATGCGTAGCCTGCGGGACGACGGTGCGGGCACGATCGTCGTGTCCCGGGCTGGATCCGCGCCGGCACTGGCGCTGCTCGACGGCAAGGATGCCGACGGCGACGGGACACGGGGCCCTGCGGTCGTCGAGGTCGGGATGCCGGCGTTGGAGCCGGCCGACCCCACGGGCGCCGGGGACTCCATGACAGCGGGCATCGTCGCCGCACTGGCGAGCGGTCGCTCGCTGCGCGAGGCCTTACAAATCGGCGCGGCCTGTGGGGCGCTCAACGTCGTGCGGCACGGACTGGGCACCGGCGGCGCGCGGGCCGTGGAGACGCTCGCCGAACGGGTCGAGGTGCGCCAATGGAAGTAG
- the surE gene encoding 5'/3'-nucleotidase SurE encodes MPRALVTNDDGIDSPGLRALAAAARGAGLDVIVAAPAEQASGASAALSAVRRDGHTIVERRELSDLDGVEAWAVHAQPGHIVAAALNGWFDPRPELVLSGINHGANVGRAILHSGTVGAALTAKISDTRALAVSLDVALHPTGERHWNAAAGLLVPVLELLLDAPDGTVLSLNVPDRPAAELGPIRHARLARGGAVQTRVEEVRGGGVRLSEVEMSDKPEEDTDSALLDAGHPTLTELRSVEADDGDLVRKWLASAPRGADASGSSGR; translated from the coding sequence GTGCCCCGCGCACTGGTGACCAACGACGACGGGATCGACTCCCCCGGCCTGCGCGCGCTGGCCGCGGCAGCGCGGGGAGCAGGGTTGGACGTGATCGTGGCTGCGCCGGCCGAGCAGGCCAGCGGTGCGAGCGCGGCGCTGAGCGCGGTCCGCCGGGATGGCCACACGATCGTCGAGCGCCGGGAGCTGTCCGACCTCGACGGTGTCGAGGCCTGGGCAGTGCACGCCCAGCCCGGCCACATCGTCGCCGCCGCGCTCAATGGCTGGTTCGACCCGCGACCCGAGCTCGTACTGTCCGGGATCAACCATGGCGCCAACGTCGGGCGGGCCATACTGCACTCCGGCACCGTCGGCGCCGCGCTCACCGCGAAGATCAGCGACACCCGCGCCCTGGCGGTGTCACTGGACGTCGCGCTCCACCCCACCGGTGAGCGGCACTGGAACGCCGCCGCCGGCCTGTTGGTACCGGTGCTGGAATTGCTGCTCGACGCACCCGACGGCACCGTCCTCTCACTCAACGTCCCGGACCGCCCCGCGGCCGAACTGGGCCCGATCCGCCATGCGCGGCTGGCTCGGGGCGGCGCGGTACAGACACGGGTCGAGGAGGTGCGCGGGGGTGGTGTCCGCCTGAGCGAGGTCGAGATGTCCGACAAGCCCGAGGAGGACACCGACAGCGCGCTGCTCGATGCCGGGCACCCTACCCTGACGGAGCTGCGGTCGGTCGAGGCGGATGACGGCGATCTCGTGCGGAAGTGGCTGGCATCGGCCCCGAGGGGCGCTGATGCTTCTGGGTCGAGTGGCCGCTGA